A section of the Mercenaria mercenaria strain notata unplaced genomic scaffold, MADL_Memer_1 contig_4963, whole genome shotgun sequence genome encodes:
- the LOC123535050 gene encoding ephexin-1-like — protein MDSNADKNESAEDGSSNSTSSKESSITNPDSRGDDVQIHTQETGTSDISKPGSAFEPEQLPDDRYTSVLKPDNLYQYYNFEIKRRMEKYVVDESELEDENYYDTVGEPEGEGFDQKERKADEKVTKHNVVIQRDKMNKVLGKLWGDTDEVIKSGVLKTITKEKRYLLEKKFEIIASEASYLKSINVLIDVFMMSDMFRYKSPTRSKVNKQKHDLIFSNILEIRETSERFLQELESNWESNIFLSDVCKIVADHAEQKFECYVAYCSTQHVQSRTIQELRQNSGDFDKALKQLEERPECQRMDMLSFLLLPMQRITRLRLLTNDVYKKIAEKENKDDVRKEANRVHRYVSKVNKRCNRAALMKQGEDDMKRVAKTIAFSDKKIEKIQIEEKSRYLVREKEVIRLGFGKGGKAQLESLYLYIFSDLAVFTKKKKMKGSRQVYTVLDHCKLLALKAENIVDIRDEKYKKMLPSDIPEGHEKFLLRLIILENHNKKSVEWILSCKDKTEKDNWMEIIAPIAGFEDDEKIYTDLDFPLVQCIEKYTAQDDEELSLDESDEVRVTKKDERSGMYYGERLKDQEEGWFPKNHTKEIDDEHVLQRNHLMRYLLKHDYGEDE, from the exons ATGGATTCAAATGCAGACAAAAATGAAAGTGCAGAAGACGGAAGCAGTAATTCTACATCCTCTAAGGAGTCCTCAATTACCAATCCAG ATTCGCGGGGTGATGATGTTCAAATCCATACCCAAGAGACTGGCACAAGTGATATATCAAAGCCAGGTTCAGCTTTTGAACCAGAACAGCTTCCGGACGATAGATACACATCTGTGTTGAAACCAGATAATCTTTACCAGTACTACAACTTCGAAATAAAAAGACGAATGGAAAAATATGTGGTTGACGAATCAG AGCTAGAAGATGAAAACTATTATGATACCGTCGGTGAACCAGAAGGAGAAGGATTTGATCAAAAGGAAAGGAAAGCAGACGAAAAAGTAACAAAGCATAATGTCGTGATTCAGCGTGACAAAATGAACAAAGTTCTTGGGAAACTGTGGGGAGATACTGATGAA GTAATTAAAAGTGGtgttttgaaaacaataacaaaagaaAAGAGATATTTACTAGAG aaaaagtttgaaataattgCATCAGAAGCGTCGTATTTGAAAAGCATCAATGTTCTCATAGATGTGTTTATGATGTCTGACATGTTCCGGTATAAATCACCGACTCGGTCTAAGGTTAACAAGCAGAAACACGACTTAATCTTTTCAAACATACTTGAAATACGTGAAACAAGTGAAAG ATTTCTGCAAGAATTAGAATCCAACTGGGAGAGCAATATTTTTTTGTCCGATGTCTGTAAAATTGTGGCCGACCATGCCGAGCAAAAGTTTGAATGTTACGTTGCCTACTGTAGTACTCAGCATGTACAAAGTAGAACAATACAAGAATTGAG ACAAAATTCAGGTGACTTTGATAAAGCGCTGAAACAATTAGAGGAGAGACCTGAATGTCAGAGAATGGATATGCTGTCGTTTTTACTTCTTCCTATGCAGAGAATCACGCGTCTTCGTTTGCTGACGAATGATGTGTATAAAAAGATTGCCGAAAAAGAGAACAAGGATGACGTAAGAAAGGAAGCCAATCGTGTACACAGATATGTTTCAAAA GTTAACAAGAGGTGTAATAGAGCTGCTTTAATGAAACAAGGTGAGGACGACATGAAACGTGTGGCTAAAACAATTGCATTTTCAGACAAA aaaatagaaAAGATTCAAATAGAAGAAAAGTCAAGGTATCTTGTTCGGGAAAAAGAAGTAATAAGACTTGGCTTTGGAAAAGGAGGTAAAGCTCAATTAGAAAGTCTTTACCTGTACATTTTCAGTGATCTAGCTGTATTcaccaagaaaaagaaaatgaaagg ttcgAGGCAGGTATATACAGTCCTTGACCACTGCAAGTTGTTGGCTTTGAAAGCTGAAAACATAGTTGACATCAGAGatgaaaaatataagaaaatgctGCCAAGTGACATACCAGAAGGACATGAGAAGTTTTTACTTCGTCTCATCATCTTGGAAAATCATAATAAGAAATCTGTTGAATGGATACTTTCCTGCAAGGACAA AACTGAAAAAGATAACTGGATGGAGATAATAGCACCAATTGCAGGTTTTGAAGATGATGAAAAGATTTATACAGATTTAG ACTTTCCTCTTGTACAGTGTATCGAGAAATACACAGCTCAGGATGATGAGGAATTGTCATTAGACGAATCAGATGAAGTGAGAGTAACGAAAAAGGATGAAAGATCAG GTATGTACTACGGAGAAAGACTTAAAGATCAAGAGGAAGGCTGGTTCCCCAAAAATCACACCAAAGAAATTGATGACGAACATGTTCTCCAGAGAAATCATCTGATGCGTTATCTGCTAAAACATGACTATGGCGAAGACGAATGA